A stretch of the Enterobacter mori genome encodes the following:
- the fdnG gene encoding formate dehydrogenase-N subunit alpha, producing MDVSRRQFFKICAGGMAGTTAAMLGFAPKMALAQARNYKLLRAKEIRNTCTYCSVGCGLLMYSLGDGAKNAREAIYHIEGDPDHPVSRGALCPKGAGLLDYVHSENRLRYPEYRAPGSDKWQRISWDEAFSRIAKLMKADRDANFIEKNEQGVTVNRWLSTGMLCASAASNETGMLTQKFVRSLGMLAVDNQARVUHGPTVASLAPTFGRGAMTNHWVDIKNANVVVVMGGNAAEAHPVGFRWAMEAKNNNDATLIVVDPRFTRTASVADIYAPIRSGTDITFLSGVLLYLIENNKINAEYVKHYTNANLLVRDDFAFDDGLFSGYDAEKRQYDKSSWNYQFDENGYAMRDETLTHPRCVWNLLKEHVSRYTPDVVENICGTPKADFLKVCEVLASTSAANRTTTFLYALGWTQHTVGAQNIRTMAMIQLLLGNMGMAGGGVNALRGHSNIQGLTDLGLLSTSLPGYLTLPSEKQTDLQTYLAANTPKATLPDQVNYWSNYPKFYVSLMKSFYGDAAQKENDWGFEWLPKWDQAYDVIKYFNMMDKGNVTGYICQGFNPVASFPDKNKVVRSLSKLKYMVVIDPLVTETSTFWQNHGESNDVDPASIQTEVFRLPSTCFAEEDGSIANSGRWLQWHWKGQDAPGEARNDGEILAGIYHRLREMYRTEGGKGVEPLLKMGWGYKQPDHPESEEVAKENNGVALADLYDASGNLVAKKGQLLNSFALLRDDGTTASSCWIYAGSWTEQGNQMANRDNADPSGLGNTLGWAWAWPLNRRVLYNRASADVNGKPWDPKRMLIQWNGAKWTGNDIPDYNTAAPGSNTGPFIMQPEGLGRLFALDKLAEGPFPEHYEPMETPLGTNPLHPNVVSSPVVRIYEEDVLRLGKKDKFPYVGTTYRLTEHFHTWTKHARLNAIAQPEQFVEISETLAKAKGIANGDRVKVSSKRGFIRAVAVVTRRLQSLNVHGQQVETVGIPLHWGFEGVAQKGYIANTLTPNVGDSNSQTPEYKAFLVNIEKA from the coding sequence ATGGACGTCAGCCGCAGACAATTTTTCAAAATCTGCGCGGGCGGTATGGCCGGAACAACAGCCGCAATGCTGGGATTTGCTCCCAAAATGGCGCTGGCTCAGGCACGCAACTATAAGCTGCTGCGCGCGAAAGAGATCCGTAACACCTGCACATACTGTTCCGTAGGTTGTGGGCTTTTAATGTATAGCCTGGGCGATGGCGCGAAGAACGCCAGAGAAGCGATTTACCATATTGAAGGGGATCCGGATCATCCGGTGAGCCGTGGGGCACTGTGCCCGAAAGGGGCCGGGCTGCTGGATTACGTTCACAGTGAAAACCGACTGCGCTACCCGGAATACCGCGCGCCGGGTTCCGACAAGTGGCAGCGAATCTCCTGGGATGAGGCCTTCTCCCGAATCGCCAAATTAATGAAAGCCGACCGCGACGCCAACTTTATTGAAAAGAACGAGCAGGGCGTAACGGTTAACCGCTGGCTTTCCACCGGGATGCTGTGCGCATCTGCGGCAAGTAATGAAACCGGCATGCTGACGCAAAAATTTGTGCGTTCTCTCGGCATGCTGGCGGTAGACAACCAGGCGCGCGTCTGACACGGACCAACGGTAGCAAGTCTTGCTCCAACATTTGGTCGCGGTGCGATGACCAACCACTGGGTTGATATCAAAAACGCAAACGTCGTGGTGGTGATGGGCGGTAACGCCGCTGAAGCACACCCTGTCGGCTTCCGCTGGGCGATGGAAGCGAAAAATAACAACGATGCGACGCTGATCGTCGTCGATCCGCGCTTTACGCGTACGGCATCGGTGGCCGATATCTATGCGCCAATCCGCTCCGGTACGGACATCACGTTCCTCTCCGGCGTGTTGTTGTATCTGATCGAAAACAACAAAATTAACGCGGAATACGTTAAGCACTACACCAACGCGAACCTGCTGGTGCGGGATGATTTTGCCTTCGATGACGGGCTGTTTAGCGGCTATGACGCCGAAAAACGCCAGTACGATAAATCGTCCTGGAACTACCAGTTCGATGAAAACGGCTACGCGATGCGTGACGAAACGCTGACGCACCCGCGCTGCGTGTGGAATCTTCTGAAAGAGCATGTATCCCGCTATACGCCTGACGTCGTGGAGAATATCTGCGGAACGCCAAAAGCAGATTTCCTGAAAGTGTGTGAAGTGCTGGCTTCGACCAGTGCTGCAAACAGAACGACCACGTTCCTGTACGCGCTGGGCTGGACGCAGCATACCGTTGGCGCGCAGAACATCCGCACCATGGCGATGATCCAACTGCTGCTCGGCAATATGGGCATGGCGGGCGGCGGCGTGAACGCGCTGCGCGGTCACTCTAATATTCAGGGGCTCACCGACCTTGGCCTGCTGTCGACCAGCCTGCCGGGCTACCTGACGCTGCCGTCCGAGAAGCAGACCGATCTGCAAACCTACCTGGCGGCGAATACGCCAAAAGCGACGCTGCCGGATCAGGTGAACTACTGGAGTAACTATCCGAAGTTCTACGTCAGCCTGATGAAATCCTTCTACGGCGATGCGGCGCAGAAAGAGAACGACTGGGGCTTTGAGTGGCTGCCGAAATGGGACCAGGCGTACGACGTCATCAAGTATTTCAACATGATGGATAAGGGCAACGTCACGGGATATATCTGCCAGGGCTTTAACCCGGTGGCGTCATTCCCGGACAAAAATAAAGTCGTTCGCAGCCTGAGCAAGCTGAAGTACATGGTCGTTATCGATCCGCTGGTGACCGAGACCTCCACCTTCTGGCAGAACCACGGTGAATCAAACGATGTCGATCCGGCGTCGATTCAGACCGAAGTGTTCCGCCTGCCGTCCACCTGCTTTGCGGAAGAGGACGGCTCCATTGCCAACTCCGGCCGCTGGCTGCAGTGGCACTGGAAAGGTCAGGATGCGCCGGGCGAAGCGCGTAACGACGGCGAGATCCTCGCCGGAATTTACCATCGCCTGCGCGAGATGTACCGCACCGAAGGCGGCAAGGGCGTTGAGCCGCTGCTGAAAATGGGCTGGGGCTACAAGCAGCCGGACCATCCTGAGTCTGAAGAGGTTGCGAAAGAGAACAACGGCGTGGCGCTGGCGGATCTCTATGATGCCAGCGGCAACCTGGTGGCGAAGAAAGGCCAGTTGCTGAACAGCTTCGCGCTGCTGCGTGATGACGGCACGACGGCGTCGTCCTGCTGGATCTATGCCGGTAGCTGGACGGAGCAGGGTAACCAGATGGCCAACCGCGATAACGCCGACCCGTCCGGGCTGGGCAATACGCTGGGCTGGGCATGGGCGTGGCCGCTTAACCGTCGCGTGCTGTACAACCGCGCGTCTGCAGACGTAAACGGCAAGCCGTGGGATCCGAAGCGCATGCTGATCCAGTGGAACGGGGCGAAGTGGACCGGGAACGACATTCCGGACTACAACACCGCCGCACCGGGCAGCAACACCGGGCCGTTCATCATGCAGCCGGAAGGGCTGGGACGCCTGTTCGCCCTCGACAAGCTGGCGGAAGGGCCGTTCCCGGAACACTACGAGCCGATGGAAACGCCGCTAGGCACCAACCCGCTGCACCCGAACGTGGTCTCCAGTCCGGTGGTGCGTATCTACGAAGAGGACGTGCTGCGCCTGGGCAAAAAGGACAAATTCCCGTACGTGGGGACGACCTACCGTCTGACCGAGCATTTCCACACCTGGACCAAGCACGCGCGGCTTAACGCCATCGCGCAGCCGGAGCAGTTTGTAGAGATCAGCGAAACGCTGGCGAAGGCGAAAGGTATTGCCAACGGCGACCGCGTGAAGGTGAGCAGCAAGCGCGGCTTTATTCGCGCGGTGGCGGTGGTGACCCGTCGTCTTCAAAGCCTGAACGTGCATGGTCAGCAGGTAGAAACCGTCGGTATCCCGCTGCACTGGGGCTTTGAGGGCGTGGCGCAGAAAGGCTACATCGCCAATACCCTGACGCCAAACGTCGGCGATTCCAACTCGCAAACGCCGGAGTACAAGGCGTTTCTGGTCAACATCGAGAAAGCGTAA
- a CDS encoding ABC transporter ATP-binding protein → MSELLKVERLDVHYGGIQAVRDVSFTLREGEQATLIGANGAGKSSTVRAITGLESFTGSITFSGKNVRKHKPEALLRDGLVMVPEGRGIFARMTVLENLQMGAWLRRDTVTVRHEMNAIFERFPRLGERQHQLAGLLSGGEQQLLALNRALLSRPRLLILDEPSMGLAPKMVENIFAVIAGLRERGVALLLIEQNARLALEVTDSAWVMDSGSIVHHGASKAMLDDDQIAQIYLGEMPV, encoded by the coding sequence ATGTCTGAATTACTGAAGGTTGAACGTCTGGACGTGCATTACGGCGGTATTCAGGCAGTACGCGATGTCTCTTTTACCCTTCGCGAAGGCGAACAGGCTACGCTGATCGGTGCGAACGGCGCGGGGAAAAGCTCCACCGTGCGCGCCATCACCGGGCTGGAAAGCTTCACCGGCAGTATCACCTTCAGCGGCAAAAATGTGCGTAAACACAAGCCGGAAGCCCTGCTGCGTGACGGGCTGGTGATGGTGCCCGAAGGGCGCGGCATTTTCGCCCGCATGACGGTACTGGAAAATTTGCAGATGGGCGCCTGGTTAAGACGTGACACCGTCACGGTCAGGCATGAGATGAACGCGATATTTGAACGCTTCCCGCGCCTCGGCGAACGTCAGCACCAGCTCGCAGGGCTGCTTTCCGGCGGTGAGCAACAGCTTCTGGCGCTTAACCGCGCCCTGCTCAGCCGCCCGCGCCTGCTGATCCTCGACGAACCGTCGATGGGCCTTGCCCCGAAGATGGTGGAGAACATTTTTGCCGTTATCGCCGGGCTGCGCGAACGCGGCGTCGCCCTCCTTCTGATCGAGCAAAACGCCAGGCTTGCGCTTGAGGTGACCGACAGCGCGTGGGTGATGGACAGCGGCAGCATCGTTCATCACGGCGCATCGAAAGCCATGCTGGACGACGACCAGATAGCACAGATTTATTTGGGCGAAATGCCCGTTTAA
- a CDS encoding ABC transporter ATP-binding protein, with the protein MSLLTVRNMSKRFGGVTAVDDVSLIVNKGEIYGLIGPNGAGKTTCFNLITGLYPADSGEFAIADKPYYPKQIEKVTAAGIARTFQNVRLFNEMSVLENVMVGRHVRTRNGLWAALSRNGRARQEEAETREQAWRWLEYTGIAKFAHYRACDLAYGHQRRLEIARALATDPLLLALDEPAAGMNAAEKVALGELLTRIRDDGKTLLMIEHDVKLVMGICDRLTVLDYGKTLASGTPDSVRRDPAVIAAWLGGNAHV; encoded by the coding sequence ATGAGTCTGTTAACCGTACGCAACATGTCAAAACGCTTCGGCGGGGTGACCGCCGTGGATGACGTTTCGCTCATCGTGAACAAAGGCGAAATATACGGCCTGATTGGCCCTAACGGCGCGGGCAAAACCACCTGCTTTAACCTGATTACCGGACTGTATCCGGCGGACAGCGGTGAGTTCGCCATTGCCGATAAGCCCTATTACCCGAAACAGATTGAGAAAGTCACCGCCGCCGGGATCGCCCGCACGTTTCAGAACGTCAGACTCTTTAACGAGATGTCGGTACTGGAAAACGTCATGGTGGGTCGCCACGTGCGCACCCGCAACGGTTTATGGGCGGCGCTGAGCCGCAACGGTCGCGCCCGCCAGGAAGAAGCCGAAACTCGCGAGCAGGCGTGGCGCTGGCTGGAATACACCGGCATTGCAAAGTTTGCCCACTATCGCGCCTGCGACCTGGCCTACGGGCATCAGCGTCGTCTCGAGATTGCCCGCGCACTGGCCACCGACCCGCTGCTGCTGGCGCTCGATGAACCGGCTGCCGGAATGAACGCCGCAGAGAAAGTGGCACTCGGCGAACTGCTTACCCGCATTCGTGACGACGGTAAAACCCTGTTGATGATCGAGCATGACGTCAAGCTGGTGATGGGGATCTGCGACCGTCTGACGGTGCTTGATTATGGCAAAACGCTCGCCAGCGGCACGCCGGATAGCGTGCGTCGCGACCCGGCCGTGATCGCCGCCTGGCTTGGAGGCAATGCCCATGTCTGA
- a CDS encoding branched-chain amino acid ABC transporter permease, whose amino-acid sequence MTTVQLQTPTATRKFWSGMTLFCLALLIAPVVATQLGGNYWVRVIDFALLYIMLALGLNIVVGYTGLLDMGFIAFYAVGAYLAALLASPHLLDVFPILAVWFPDGLHTSYLLIIPIAALVAAVCGIVLGAPTLKLRGDYLAIVTLGFGEIIRILMRNLDRPVNITNGAKGITGVDTLNLFGLKFSGVYHWFGFKVPALWLWYYLLMLVIVAIVFVCLRLQHSRIGRAWHAIREDEDVARAMGINVRNYKLLAFAMGASFGGVAGALFGAFQGFVSPESFTLQESIAVLAMVVLGGMGHIPGVILGAILLTALPELLRSQAAPVQQALFGTVLIDPEVLRQLFYGLALVLVMLVRPSGIWPVRHKEVKA is encoded by the coding sequence ATGACAACCGTACAACTCCAAACGCCGACCGCGACGCGCAAGTTCTGGTCCGGCATGACGCTGTTCTGCCTCGCGCTGCTGATTGCTCCCGTGGTAGCCACGCAGCTTGGCGGCAACTACTGGGTGCGCGTTATCGACTTTGCCCTGCTCTACATTATGCTGGCGCTGGGGCTTAACATCGTGGTCGGCTATACGGGCCTGCTGGATATGGGCTTTATCGCGTTTTACGCCGTGGGGGCTTATCTGGCTGCTCTGCTGGCCTCACCGCATCTGCTTGACGTTTTCCCGATCCTCGCCGTCTGGTTCCCGGACGGGCTGCACACCTCTTATCTGCTGATTATTCCCATAGCGGCTCTGGTTGCCGCGGTGTGCGGCATTGTGCTTGGCGCACCAACGCTGAAGCTGCGCGGGGATTACCTGGCGATAGTGACCCTCGGCTTTGGCGAAATCATCCGCATCCTGATGCGTAACCTTGACCGTCCGGTGAACATCACCAACGGTGCGAAGGGCATTACCGGCGTCGATACCCTGAACCTGTTCGGCCTGAAGTTCAGCGGCGTCTATCACTGGTTTGGTTTCAAAGTGCCCGCCCTGTGGCTGTGGTACTACCTGCTGATGCTGGTGATTGTGGCGATTGTGTTTGTCTGCCTGCGCCTGCAGCATTCGCGCATCGGTCGCGCCTGGCACGCCATTCGTGAAGATGAAGACGTGGCCCGCGCGATGGGCATCAACGTGCGCAACTACAAGCTTCTGGCCTTTGCCATGGGCGCCTCGTTTGGCGGCGTGGCGGGTGCCCTGTTCGGCGCCTTTCAGGGCTTTGTCTCACCGGAGTCGTTTACCTTACAGGAATCCATTGCCGTGCTGGCGATGGTGGTACTGGGCGGTATGGGGCATATACCCGGCGTGATCCTCGGCGCGATACTGCTGACCGCCCTGCCGGAACTGCTGCGCAGCCAGGCAGCACCGGTTCAGCAGGCGCTGTTCGGTACGGTGCTGATTGACCCGGAAGTGCTGCGTCAGCTGTTTTACGGTCTGGCACTGGTGCTGGTGATGCTGGTGCGCCCGTCCGGCATCTGGCCGGTACGCCACAAGGAGGTGAAAGCATGA
- a CDS encoding LysR substrate-binding domain-containing protein translates to MNKTEQSPAMPAYAESRLANDPPLRAVRAFEAIARLGSVTLAAQELDISPSAVSHQLKVLEAYLQMPLTERQGRRLILSQQGRDYYRSIRAAFNVLRQATEHLVEQAQTRQVTISLIPLFGMGWFIPRLPTFMRANPQTEINVVYANHRNYLSDASDMSIRFGNGQWAGYQSEKLISGQMVPVCSRAFLRIHGHIDTPEQLLQMPLLHDEERSTWPQWFMQQGVKRPVRRSGPMFEDGLLTLAGVQAGLGCALMREPLIAPYLESGELVKIFDLPIDDGRDYYLCVRTDSDMTEDGKLLQNWLRRAAGSEQSLE, encoded by the coding sequence ATGAATAAAACAGAACAGTCGCCCGCCATGCCAGCCTATGCCGAAAGCCGTCTGGCAAACGATCCGCCGCTTCGGGCCGTACGGGCATTTGAAGCCATTGCCAGGCTGGGAAGCGTAACACTGGCCGCACAGGAGCTGGATATCTCCCCCTCAGCCGTTAGCCATCAGCTTAAGGTGCTGGAGGCCTATCTGCAGATGCCGCTCACCGAGCGACAGGGGAGAAGGCTGATCCTGAGCCAGCAGGGGCGGGATTATTACCGCTCAATTCGCGCCGCGTTCAACGTGCTTCGGCAGGCAACGGAACACCTGGTGGAACAGGCGCAAACGCGTCAGGTGACCATCAGCCTGATCCCGCTTTTTGGTATGGGGTGGTTTATTCCACGTCTGCCGACCTTTATGCGCGCTAACCCGCAGACGGAGATCAACGTCGTCTACGCCAACCACCGTAACTACCTGAGCGACGCATCCGATATGTCGATTCGCTTTGGTAACGGCCAGTGGGCTGGCTATCAGAGCGAAAAACTGATCTCCGGCCAGATGGTACCGGTGTGCAGCCGGGCGTTTTTGCGTATTCACGGCCATATCGATACGCCCGAACAGCTGCTGCAAATGCCGCTACTGCATGACGAGGAGCGCTCAACCTGGCCGCAATGGTTTATGCAGCAGGGGGTAAAGCGTCCCGTACGCCGCAGTGGACCGATGTTTGAGGATGGCCTGCTGACGCTGGCAGGCGTTCAGGCCGGGCTGGGGTGTGCCCTGATGCGCGAGCCGCTGATTGCACCGTATCTTGAGAGTGGGGAACTGGTGAAGATCTTTGATTTGCCGATCGACGACGGGCGGGATTACTACCTCTGCGTACGTACTGATTCGGACATGACCGAAGACGGGAAACTGCTGCAAAACTGGCTACGTCGGGCGGCGGGCAGTGAGCAGAGCCTGGAATAA
- a CDS encoding branched-chain amino acid ABC transporter permease, producing MDTLIQQLINGVMLGSIYALIALGYTMVYGILRIINFAHGDILMVGALTTLSAINVLNNTFPHLPLLMQLGIALLVAMAVCALLAMAVERFAYRRLRNAPRLAPLISGIGVSVLLQTVAMIIWTRNPLMFPQILPMDPIAVTSGSEAHPPAIVTVTGIVTVALALTVMTGLWLLVEYSRLGRGMRAVAENPRVAMLMGVNPNAIITLTFAIGGIFAALAGVMMASNYGNASFSMGFLPGIKAFTAAVLGGIGNIRGAMIGGILLGIIEALGAGYLGELTQGVFGSNYQDVFAFIVLILVLVFRPAGLLGERVANRA from the coding sequence TTGGACACACTCATACAACAACTGATCAACGGCGTGATGCTGGGAAGCATCTACGCGCTGATCGCGCTGGGCTATACCATGGTGTATGGCATTTTGCGCATTATTAACTTCGCCCATGGCGATATTCTGATGGTCGGCGCGCTGACCACGCTTTCCGCCATTAACGTTCTGAACAACACCTTCCCGCATCTGCCGCTGCTGATGCAGTTGGGCATTGCACTGCTGGTTGCCATGGCGGTCTGCGCTCTGCTGGCGATGGCAGTGGAACGCTTTGCCTACCGACGCCTGCGTAACGCGCCGCGTCTGGCACCGCTAATCTCCGGGATTGGCGTCTCGGTGCTGCTGCAAACCGTGGCGATGATTATCTGGACGCGCAATCCGCTGATGTTCCCGCAGATCCTGCCGATGGACCCAATCGCCGTCACGTCCGGCAGCGAAGCCCATCCCCCAGCGATTGTTACCGTCACCGGCATCGTGACCGTGGCGCTGGCGTTGACCGTCATGACGGGTCTCTGGCTGTTGGTCGAATACAGCCGACTGGGGCGCGGCATGCGCGCCGTGGCGGAAAACCCGCGCGTCGCCATGCTGATGGGCGTGAACCCGAACGCGATTATTACCCTCACGTTTGCCATCGGCGGCATCTTTGCCGCGCTGGCAGGGGTGATGATGGCGAGTAACTATGGTAACGCCAGCTTCTCCATGGGCTTCCTTCCGGGCATTAAAGCGTTCACCGCCGCCGTGCTGGGTGGGATCGGCAACATTCGCGGCGCGATGATTGGCGGGATCCTGCTCGGCATTATTGAAGCGCTGGGCGCGGGCTACCTGGGGGAACTGACACAGGGCGTGTTCGGCAGCAATTATCAGGATGTTTTCGCCTTCATCGTGCTGATTCTGGTGCTGGTCTTCCGTCCGGCAGGCCTGCTCGGCGAACGCGTGGCAAACAGAGCGTAA
- the yddG gene encoding aromatic amino acid DMT transporter YddG produces MDRKRATLIGLAAILLWSTMVGLIRSVSEGLGPVGGAAMIYTLSGLLCLATVGFPDIRRFSPRYLIAGSVLFVSYEICLALSLGYAATRSQAIEVGMVNYLWPSLTIVFAILFNGQKSNLWVIPGLAISLLGVCWVLGGEQGLHVDEIIRNIVSSPLSYALAFAGAFIWAAYCTVTAKFAKGQNGITLFVLLTALSLWLKYALSDQPEMVFSIPVVVKLVMCGIALGFGYAAWNIGILHGNVTVLAAVSYFTPVLSAALAAVLLSSPLSFSFWQGALMVCAGSLLCWYATRK; encoded by the coding sequence ATGGACAGAAAGAGAGCAACGCTCATTGGACTGGCGGCGATACTGTTGTGGAGCACGATGGTGGGCCTGATTCGTAGCGTGAGCGAAGGGTTAGGACCCGTCGGCGGTGCCGCGATGATCTACACCCTTAGCGGATTACTGTGCCTGGCAACGGTAGGATTTCCTGATATTCGACGTTTCTCTCCCCGCTACCTCATTGCGGGCAGCGTGCTGTTTGTCAGCTACGAAATATGCCTGGCGCTGTCGTTAGGCTATGCCGCCACGCGATCGCAGGCGATAGAAGTGGGCATGGTCAATTATCTCTGGCCAAGCCTGACGATTGTATTTGCGATTTTGTTCAACGGGCAGAAATCAAACTTGTGGGTGATCCCCGGGCTCGCGATCTCATTGCTCGGCGTCTGCTGGGTATTAGGCGGTGAACAGGGGTTACACGTGGATGAAATCATCCGCAATATTGTCTCCAGCCCGCTGAGTTATGCTCTGGCATTTGCCGGTGCCTTTATCTGGGCGGCTTACTGCACCGTTACCGCCAAATTTGCCAAAGGACAAAACGGGATCACCCTTTTTGTTTTGCTAACGGCGCTGAGTCTGTGGTTGAAATATGCGCTCAGCGATCAGCCGGAAATGGTGTTCAGCATCCCGGTGGTGGTGAAGCTTGTTATGTGCGGCATCGCGCTGGGGTTTGGCTATGCCGCATGGAATATTGGCATTCTCCACGGCAACGTCACCGTCCTGGCGGCGGTCTCTTATTTCACCCCGGTATTATCCGCCGCCCTGGCGGCCGTGCTGTTAAGTTCCCCGCTGTCGTTCTCTTTCTGGCAAGGTGCGCTGATGGTCTGCGCCGGTTCGCTCCTTTGCTGGTATGCGACACGCAAATAA
- the ompC gene encoding porin OmpC, whose amino-acid sequence MKLKLVAVAVTSMLAAGVVNAAEVFNKDGNKLDLYGKVTGLHYFSDDADNDGDKTYVRLGFKGETQINDQLAGYGQWEYEFKGNRSEAQGSDGNKTRLAFAGLKFNEFGSFDYGRNYGVAYDIGAWTDVLPEFGGDTWTQTDGFMTGRTTGVATYRNTDFFGLVDGLNFAAQYQGKNDRNDITESNGDGWGLSSSYEFDGFAAGATYAKSDRTDRQVRAASDLNAGGENAEVWAAGLKYDANNIYLATTYSETRNMTAFGNGHVANKAQNFEVVAQYQFDFGLRPSIAYLKSKGKDIGSYGDQDLVEYIDVGASYYFNKNMSTYVDYKINLVDDSQFTKDAKVATDNIVAVGLTYQF is encoded by the coding sequence ATGAAACTTAAATTAGTTGCAGTGGCAGTCACTTCTATGCTGGCAGCAGGCGTTGTAAACGCCGCTGAAGTTTTTAACAAAGACGGTAACAAACTGGATCTGTACGGCAAAGTAACAGGTCTGCACTATTTCTCTGATGACGCTGACAACGACGGCGACAAAACTTACGTTCGTCTGGGTTTTAAAGGCGAAACGCAGATCAACGACCAGCTGGCCGGTTACGGTCAGTGGGAATATGAGTTCAAGGGCAACCGCTCTGAAGCTCAGGGCTCTGACGGTAACAAAACCCGTCTGGCATTTGCCGGTCTGAAATTCAACGAATTCGGCTCTTTCGATTATGGTCGTAACTACGGCGTGGCTTACGACATCGGCGCGTGGACTGACGTTCTGCCAGAATTCGGTGGCGATACCTGGACCCAGACCGATGGCTTTATGACTGGCCGTACCACTGGCGTTGCAACCTACCGTAACACCGACTTCTTCGGTCTGGTTGACGGCCTGAACTTTGCGGCACAGTACCAGGGTAAAAACGACCGTAACGACATCACCGAGTCCAACGGTGACGGCTGGGGTCTGTCTTCCAGCTATGAATTCGACGGCTTCGCTGCGGGCGCGACCTATGCGAAATCCGACCGTACTGACCGTCAGGTTCGTGCAGCAAGCGATCTGAACGCCGGTGGCGAAAACGCAGAAGTCTGGGCAGCGGGTCTGAAGTACGATGCGAACAACATCTACCTGGCAACCACCTACTCTGAAACCCGCAACATGACCGCGTTCGGTAACGGTCACGTGGCAAACAAAGCGCAGAACTTCGAAGTGGTCGCACAGTACCAGTTCGACTTCGGCCTGCGTCCATCCATCGCTTACCTGAAATCCAAAGGTAAGGACATCGGTTCTTATGGCGATCAGGATCTGGTTGAATATATCGACGTTGGCGCGAGCTACTACTTCAACAAAAACATGTCCACCTACGTTGATTACAAAATCAACCTGGTTGACGACAGCCAGTTCACCAAAGACGCCAAAGTGGCTACCGACAACATCGTTGCTGTGGGTCTGACCTACCAGTTCTAA
- a CDS encoding branched-chain amino acid ABC transporter substrate-binding protein produces the protein MKTVKISALSAAILLSGFASTGAWAADNETVVIGLAGPLTGPSARIGKDLENGAQLAIDDINKQHPTIGGKAVTFKLQSEDDQSDPRTAVAVAQRLVDSGVAGVVGHWNTGTSIPAARVYHDAGIAQVAPVATGHAYTKQGFDTSFRVMGHDDDGGQFAGQYAVNTLKAKRIAVIDDRTAFGQGLADEFIKSLEAQGVKIVDRQYVDDKTVDFSAVLTAIRSKNADLIFFGGVDSQAAPLARRIKQLGMNATLMGAGGFVSQTFLQLAQKEGEGVVALEPGLPVEQMPGGKAFEQAYQSRYHTHIELHAPFAYDATRVLVAAMEKADSVDPSEYLPALRAISYSGVTGQIAFDKEGNLKSPSFTVYKVVDGKWQPQTVLGGAKDK, from the coding sequence ATGAAAACAGTAAAAATCAGTGCGCTCAGCGCCGCCATTCTGCTCAGTGGTTTTGCCTCAACGGGCGCATGGGCGGCGGATAACGAAACCGTTGTTATTGGCCTGGCAGGCCCGTTAACCGGCCCGTCTGCCCGTATCGGTAAAGATCTGGAAAACGGCGCGCAGCTGGCCATCGACGACATCAACAAACAGCACCCGACCATCGGCGGCAAAGCGGTGACCTTCAAACTGCAGTCCGAAGACGATCAGTCTGACCCGCGCACCGCCGTTGCCGTGGCGCAGCGTCTGGTGGACAGCGGCGTGGCGGGCGTGGTTGGCCACTGGAATACCGGCACCAGCATTCCGGCCGCGCGCGTTTACCACGATGCGGGCATTGCGCAGGTGGCTCCGGTAGCGACCGGTCACGCCTATACCAAACAGGGCTTTGACACCAGCTTCCGCGTAATGGGCCATGACGATGACGGCGGACAGTTTGCCGGACAGTACGCGGTCAATACGCTGAAAGCCAAACGCATTGCGGTGATCGACGACCGTACCGCCTTTGGTCAGGGCCTGGCGGACGAATTTATCAAATCGCTGGAAGCTCAGGGGGTGAAGATTGTCGACCGTCAGTACGTCGATGACAAAACCGTGGACTTCAGTGCCGTACTGACCGCCATTCGCAGCAAAAACGCCGACCTGATCTTCTTTGGCGGCGTCGACAGTCAGGCAGCACCGCTGGCGCGCCGTATCAAACAGCTGGGCATGAACGCCACCCTGATGGGCGCAGGCGGCTTCGTCAGTCAGACATTCCTCCAGCTGGCGCAGAAAGAAGGCGAAGGCGTTGTCGCCCTTGAGCCAGGTCTGCCAGTGGAACAGATGCCGGGCGGCAAAGCATTTGAGCAGGCGTATCAGTCCCGCTACCACACCCATATCGAACTCCATGCGCCGTTCGCCTATGACGCCACCCGCGTACTGGTCGCGGCGATGGAAAAAGCTGACTCTGTTGATCCTTCTGAATACCTGCCCGCCCTGCGCGCCATCAGCTACTCCGGCGTCACCGGTCAGATCGCCTTTGATAAAGAAGGCAACCTGAAATCGCCGTCCTTCACCGTTTACAAAGTCGTTGACGGCAAGTGGCAGCCGCAGACCGTGCTGGGCGGCGCGAAAGACAAGTAA